The Thiosulfativibrio zosterae genome has a window encoding:
- a CDS encoding 4Fe-4S dicluster domain-containing protein, producing the protein MAHYAMLIDLNTCTGCNACMAACAIENQTPFWSDKWRTKVHDLSQGSTDEDAVRVFFPRLCNHCDNPPCVTVCPTGATYKLPNGIVEVDDDICMGCQACTLACPYDERYALDYEDNTEKKAVFGEETLKKTRPGVDKCNFCRDRVEDGRLPACVETCVGNARQFADLDNPNDKVTQLIKSGIAQPLMAHLGTKPNVYYIPVKKQTVSYERADFGYQGQNSEGGLNPMGAPAGTFTPEKAAEHAAHEHASLFDADSPFAQLQDIQAHQIKGEV; encoded by the coding sequence ATGGCTCATTATGCAATGTTAATCGATCTAAACACCTGTACAGGCTGTAATGCTTGTATGGCAGCTTGTGCGATCGAAAACCAAACGCCTTTCTGGTCAGATAAATGGCGCACGAAAGTTCACGATTTAAGTCAAGGTTCAACGGATGAAGATGCGGTTCGCGTGTTTTTCCCAAGACTGTGTAACCATTGCGACAACCCACCTTGCGTAACCGTTTGCCCAACAGGAGCAACCTATAAGTTACCCAATGGGATTGTTGAAGTCGATGACGATATTTGTATGGGTTGTCAAGCCTGTACCTTGGCGTGTCCATATGACGAGCGTTATGCGTTAGATTACGAAGACAACACTGAGAAAAAAGCAGTATTTGGCGAAGAAACTTTAAAGAAAACCCGCCCAGGTGTCGATAAGTGTAACTTCTGTCGCGACCGTGTTGAAGATGGTCGTTTGCCTGCTTGTGTAGAAACTTGTGTTGGGAATGCTCGTCAGTTTGCGGACTTAGACAACCCCAATGATAAGGTTACTCAGTTAATCAAATCAGGGATTGCCCAACCCTTAATGGCGCATTTAGGGACTAAACCTAATGTGTATTACATTCCGGTGAAAAAACAAACCGTTTCTTATGAAAGAGCTGATTTTGGTTATCAAGGTCAAAACTCAGAAGGTGGGTTAAACCCAATGGGCGCGCCAGCAGGTACTTTTACACCTGAAAAAGCTGCTGAACACGCAGCGCACGAGCACGCGTCTTTATTTGATGCAGATAGTCCATTTGCACAACTGCAAGATATTCAAGCACACCAAATCAAAGGGGAGGTGTAA
- the nrfD gene encoding NrfD/PsrC family molybdoenzyme membrane anchor subunit: MFYFGQEAWNWLVAVYLFLGGMGAMVMAISTLVHRLKVYGQDNTQLMIWGNLTGFAMLSIGSGMLFYHLLDHLAVWNVLLGVFRKPDAWIAWGTWSIIFGMIWGLVYTLPHIPTPKFLGWCQLLKFFKWFGTKYAGPMAWGTVFMSVFTAVYTGMLLQSFPAVDLWHNPGVPVLFTVSATSTALAVMLILQYVVVRANDHELRHGFERLDTWLIGIELVIIAAFYFYLSQGTSNSLVSFNILFSDPIWLYGFIALGLVVPFLINLAMVTHKIPTSGFLVIVSALLVLMGGYILRHYMLLAGMYELPYPH, translated from the coding sequence ATGTTCTATTTTGGTCAAGAAGCATGGAACTGGTTAGTCGCCGTCTATTTGTTTTTGGGGGGCATGGGTGCCATGGTGATGGCAATCTCAACCCTGGTGCACCGTTTAAAGGTTTATGGTCAAGACAATACGCAACTGATGATTTGGGGGAACTTAACCGGTTTTGCTATGTTATCGATTGGTTCGGGGATGTTGTTTTACCATCTACTCGATCATTTAGCGGTTTGGAATGTGTTGTTAGGCGTATTCCGTAAACCGGATGCTTGGATTGCTTGGGGTACTTGGTCAATTATTTTTGGCATGATTTGGGGCTTGGTTTACACCTTGCCACACATCCCAACGCCAAAGTTTTTGGGCTGGTGTCAACTGCTTAAATTCTTCAAATGGTTTGGTACTAAATATGCAGGCCCGATGGCTTGGGGTACGGTCTTTATGTCGGTGTTCACCGCTGTTTATACCGGTATGTTATTGCAGTCTTTCCCAGCAGTAGACCTATGGCATAACCCTGGGGTGCCTGTGTTGTTCACGGTATCAGCCACTTCAACGGCTTTGGCTGTGATGTTAATTTTGCAATATGTGGTGGTGCGTGCCAATGACCATGAGTTGCGTCACGGATTTGAGCGCCTAGATACTTGGTTGATTGGGATTGAGTTGGTCATTATTGCGGCCTTCTATTTCTACCTATCGCAAGGGACTTCTAACAGCTTGGTGTCGTTCAACATCTTGTTCTCTGACCCAATTTGGTTGTATGGTTTTATTGCACTTGGTTTAGTTGTGCCTTTCCTAATCAATTTAGCAATGGTGACTCACAAGATTCCAACCAGCGGATTTTTAGTTATCGTTTCGGCCTTGTTGGTATTGATGGGTGGTTACATCCTAAGACACTATATGTTGTTAGCCGGTATGTACGAACTGCCGTACCCACACTAA